In Nocardioides marinus, one DNA window encodes the following:
- a CDS encoding GuaB3 family IMP dehydrogenase-related protein: protein MTEIQIGQAKRARRAYSFDDIAIVPSRRTRDPEEVSTHWQIDAYRFDLPVIAAPMDSVMSPTTAIAMGRFGGLGVLNLEGLWTRYEDPEPLLEEVAGLTGTEATRRMQEIYTESIKPELITERLRQMREAAVTVAGSLSPQRTKEFAKAVVDAGVDMFVIRGTTVSAEHVSSQAEPLNLKEFIYELDVPVIVGGCATHTAALHLMRTGAAGVLVGFGGGAAHTTRTVLGVAVPMASAVADVAAARRDYLDESGGRYVHVIADGSIGTSGDISKAIACGADAVMVGSPFARATDAPGRGFHWGTEAHHAELPRGQRVQFDTVGTIEEILFGPSRVADGTMNLIGALKRSMATTGYTDVKEFQRVEVVVE from the coding sequence GTGACCGAGATCCAGATCGGCCAGGCCAAGCGCGCCCGGCGTGCCTACTCCTTCGACGACATCGCGATCGTGCCCTCGCGGCGCACGCGTGACCCCGAGGAGGTCAGCACCCACTGGCAGATCGACGCCTACCGCTTCGACCTGCCGGTGATCGCCGCGCCCATGGACTCGGTGATGTCGCCGACCACCGCGATCGCGATGGGCCGCTTCGGCGGCCTCGGCGTGCTCAACCTCGAGGGCCTGTGGACCCGCTACGAGGACCCCGAGCCGCTGCTGGAGGAGGTCGCGGGCCTCACCGGCACCGAGGCGACCCGGCGGATGCAGGAGATCTACACCGAGTCGATCAAGCCCGAGCTGATCACCGAGCGGCTGCGCCAGATGCGCGAGGCCGCGGTGACCGTGGCCGGCTCGCTGTCCCCGCAGCGCACCAAGGAGTTCGCCAAGGCCGTCGTCGACGCCGGGGTCGACATGTTCGTCATCCGCGGCACCACCGTCTCGGCCGAGCACGTCTCCAGCCAGGCCGAGCCGCTGAACCTCAAGGAGTTCATCTACGAGCTCGACGTGCCCGTCATCGTGGGCGGCTGTGCGACCCACACCGCGGCGCTGCACCTGATGCGCACCGGTGCGGCCGGCGTTCTCGTCGGCTTCGGTGGCGGCGCCGCCCACACCACCCGCACCGTCCTCGGCGTCGCGGTCCCGATGGCCTCCGCGGTCGCCGACGTCGCCGCGGCCCGCCGCGACTACCTCGACGAGTCGGGCGGTCGCTACGTCCACGTCATCGCCGACGGCTCGATCGGCACCTCCGGCGACATCTCGAAGGCGATCGCCTGCGGCGCCGATGCGGTGATGGTCGGCTCACCGTTCGCCCGCGCCACCGACGCCCCCGGCCGTGGCTTCCACTGGGGCACCGAGGCCCACCACGCCGAGCTGCCGCGCGGCCAGCGGGTCCAGTTCGACACCGTCGGCACCATCGAGGAGATCCTCTTCGGTCCCTCCCGGGTCGCGGACGGCACGATGAACCTCATCGGTGCCCTCAAGCGGTCGATGGCCACCACCGGCTACACCGACGTCAAGGAGTTCCAGCGCGTCGAGGTCGTCGTCGAGTAG
- a CDS encoding TetR/AcrR family transcriptional regulator: MPARKDRPALTRASVVAAALAVADEEGVTKLSMRAVARRLGVEAMSLYHHVSNKDDLLDGMVDAVHEEFHSPVPGQDWTEQVRLRSRTARQALKRHPWAVGMMDSRRTPGWASMAHHDAVLGCLLEAGFSLELTGHAFALLDAHLYGFLVQEVALPFDGGGAELEEVAAGIMAALPEGTLPYFRRFTLEHALQPGYDFGDEFDVGLDLVIEGLAARLAAEQA; this comes from the coding sequence GTGCCCGCACGGAAGGACCGCCCCGCGCTCACGCGGGCCTCGGTGGTGGCCGCTGCGCTCGCCGTGGCCGACGAGGAGGGCGTCACCAAGCTCTCCATGCGCGCGGTGGCGCGGCGCCTGGGGGTGGAGGCGATGTCGCTCTACCACCACGTCTCGAACAAGGACGACCTGCTCGACGGGATGGTCGACGCGGTGCACGAGGAGTTCCACTCCCCCGTCCCCGGTCAGGACTGGACCGAGCAGGTCCGGCTGCGCTCCCGGACGGCGCGCCAGGCGCTCAAGCGGCACCCGTGGGCCGTCGGGATGATGGACTCACGGCGTACGCCGGGGTGGGCCAGCATGGCCCACCACGACGCGGTGCTCGGCTGCCTGCTGGAGGCCGGCTTCTCCCTGGAGCTGACCGGGCACGCCTTCGCCCTGCTGGACGCGCACCTCTACGGCTTCCTGGTGCAGGAGGTGGCGCTGCCCTTCGACGGCGGCGGGGCGGAGCTCGAGGAGGTGGCGGCCGGGATCATGGCCGCCCTGCCCGAGGGGACGCTGCCCTACTTCCGCCGTTTCACCCTCGAGCACGCGCTCCAGCCCGGCTACGACTTCGGGGACGAGTTCGACGTCGGTCTGGACCTCGTGATCGAGGGCCTGGCCGCGCGTCTGGCGGCCGAGCAGGCGTGA
- a CDS encoding NAD(P)-dependent alcohol dehydrogenase, giving the protein MRAVVQRGFGGTEQLSVQELPDPTPGEGEVLVRVTAAGIDRGTVHLLSGLPLAGRPYFGLRTPRFPVVGRDVSGTVAALGPGVEGIKVGQRVIGTADGSVAELAVVPVSRLAVVPADLPGDLGPVELAALPVSGLTALQGLAKAHRGEGVRTGDRVLVIGASGGVGSYAVQLAAAAGAEVTGVASAAKADLVRDLGATRVLDYAAGTLDDGTRYDLLLVAGGTHRLRDLRRLLVREGTLVLAGGESDNRLTAGAHRQLLAMLWSPFVSQQLLGLMSRESGEDLAALVEHVAEGRLRPAVDRTFSLPQTPEALEELIAGRVRGKAVITV; this is encoded by the coding sequence ATGCGTGCAGTCGTCCAGCGCGGGTTCGGCGGGACCGAGCAGCTGTCGGTGCAGGAGCTGCCCGACCCGACGCCGGGAGAGGGGGAGGTCCTGGTCCGCGTCACCGCGGCCGGCATCGACCGCGGGACCGTGCACCTGCTCTCGGGCCTGCCGCTGGCGGGCCGCCCGTACTTCGGCCTCCGCACCCCGCGCTTCCCCGTGGTGGGGCGCGACGTCTCGGGCACCGTCGCCGCACTCGGCCCGGGCGTCGAGGGCATCAAGGTGGGGCAGCGGGTCATCGGCACCGCCGACGGCTCCGTGGCCGAGCTGGCCGTCGTCCCCGTCTCGCGCCTGGCTGTCGTGCCCGCCGACCTCCCCGGCGACCTCGGCCCGGTCGAGCTGGCCGCCCTGCCCGTCTCCGGGCTCACCGCCCTGCAGGGGCTGGCCAAGGCCCACCGCGGCGAGGGCGTGCGCACCGGGGACCGGGTGCTGGTCATCGGCGCCTCAGGCGGCGTCGGCTCGTACGCCGTCCAGCTGGCCGCCGCCGCGGGCGCCGAGGTCACCGGCGTGGCCAGCGCCGCGAAGGCCGACCTGGTCCGCGACCTCGGCGCCACCCGGGTGCTCGACTACGCGGCCGGAACGCTCGACGACGGCACCCGCTACGACCTGCTCCTCGTCGCCGGCGGCACGCACCGGCTGCGCGACCTGCGCCGGCTGCTGGTCCGCGAGGGCACGCTGGTCCTGGCCGGCGGGGAGAGTGACAACCGGCTGACCGCCGGCGCGCACCGCCAGCTGCTGGCGATGCTCTGGTCGCCTTTCGTCTCCCAGCAGCTGCTCGGGCTGATGTCCCGCGAGAGCGGTGAGGACCTCGCCGCGCTGGTCGAGCACGTCGCCGAGGGGCGGCTCCGCCCTGCCGTGGACCGCACCTTCAGCCTCCCGCAGACGCCTGAGGCGCTCGAGGAGCTGATCGCCGGCCGCGTCCGCGGCAAGGCCGTCATCACCGTCTGA
- a CDS encoding DUF4386 domain-containing protein: protein MTTLTAPAPPTAPDQPSTLRSAARTAAIGYAAIFVLAIFANFLAVGSVLHPGDAAATADALVDAERTFRLGTAAFLVIFVVDVVLAWALHVLFRGVHHDLSLLAAWCRLTYTVFLGVSLVFLDAALRLVDPASGQDDELVLLALQAFDTTWVVGLAAFGVHLALLGRLLWLGGGPRWLAIGLPVAGAAYVADTLARLLLTDYQAVADLMLAVVAAPSVVFEMSLAIWLVLVWRGRATIRA from the coding sequence ATGACCACGCTCACCGCCCCCGCACCGCCCACCGCACCCGACCAGCCCTCGACGCTGCGCTCGGCCGCCCGCACCGCCGCGATCGGGTACGCCGCGATCTTCGTGCTCGCGATCTTCGCCAACTTCCTGGCCGTCGGCTCCGTGCTCCACCCGGGCGACGCCGCCGCGACCGCGGACGCCCTCGTCGACGCCGAGCGGACGTTCCGGCTGGGCACGGCTGCGTTCCTCGTCATCTTTGTCGTCGACGTCGTGCTCGCCTGGGCGCTGCACGTGCTGTTCCGCGGCGTCCACCACGACCTGTCCTTGCTCGCGGCGTGGTGCCGCCTGACCTACACCGTCTTCCTCGGGGTGTCGCTGGTCTTCCTCGACGCCGCGCTGCGGCTGGTCGACCCCGCTTCTGGTCAGGACGACGAGCTGGTGCTGCTGGCGCTGCAGGCCTTCGACACGACCTGGGTGGTCGGGCTGGCGGCCTTCGGCGTCCACCTCGCGCTGCTGGGTCGGCTGCTGTGGCTGGGAGGCGGGCCGCGCTGGCTGGCCATCGGACTGCCCGTCGCCGGTGCGGCGTACGTCGCCGACACCCTCGCCCGGCTGCTGCTCACCGACTACCAGGCCGTCGCCGACCTGATGCTCGCCGTGGTCGCCGCCCCGTCGGTCGTCTTCGAGATGTCGCTGGCGATCTGGCTGGTCCTGGTCTGGCGGGGGCGTGCCACGATCAGGGCGTGA
- a CDS encoding nitrilase-related carbon-nitrogen hydrolase produces the protein MTSLLVAAGQAVPVNGDPTANVALAADLTRQAGERGVRLLVLPEAFLTGYDWAAFDRVRETGEPRVGALEALTAPLRAAAVEAGCTVLVCTPLLRGEEMRLTTLVVRPDGTVEAAYDKQHVDRLELPWFTPGPRGPVVLDVEGVKVAPAICYDSRFPEHAAAAAAAGAQVYAVSTAYLEGSTRGRAVSLPARALDNGMFVVAGAALGTCGDRPITGGSCVLDPEGHELAVLGTEPGLAVAELDLDLLAEVRARQTMHADRLG, from the coding sequence GTGACCTCCCTGCTCGTCGCCGCCGGCCAGGCCGTGCCCGTGAACGGCGACCCGACAGCCAACGTCGCCCTCGCCGCCGACCTGACCCGTCAGGCCGGCGAGCGGGGCGTGCGGCTGCTGGTGCTGCCGGAGGCGTTCCTCACCGGCTACGACTGGGCGGCCTTCGACCGGGTCCGTGAGACCGGGGAGCCCCGGGTCGGGGCGCTGGAGGCGCTGACCGCGCCGCTGCGTGCGGCGGCGGTCGAGGCCGGGTGCACCGTGCTGGTCTGCACGCCGCTGCTGCGCGGCGAGGAGATGCGGCTGACCACGCTGGTGGTGCGGCCCGACGGCACGGTCGAGGCGGCGTACGACAAGCAGCACGTCGACCGGCTCGAGCTGCCGTGGTTCACCCCCGGCCCGCGCGGGCCCGTCGTGCTCGACGTCGAGGGCGTCAAGGTCGCGCCGGCCATCTGCTACGACAGCCGGTTCCCCGAGCACGCCGCGGCTGCCGCGGCCGCCGGCGCGCAGGTGTACGCCGTGTCGACGGCCTACCTGGAGGGCTCGACGCGCGGCCGGGCGGTCTCGCTGCCCGCGCGGGCGCTCGACAACGGGATGTTCGTCGTCGCCGGGGCCGCCCTCGGCACGTGTGGGGACCGGCCGATCACGGGCGGCTCGTGCGTGCTCGACCCGGAGGGCCACGAGCTCGCGGTGCTCGGCACCGAGCCCGGGCTGGCGGTGGCCGAGCTCGACCTCGACCTGCTCGCCGAGGTCCGGGCGCGCCAGACGATGCACGCCGACCGGCTCGGGTGA
- the rnhA gene encoding ribonuclease HI translates to MSEQSPDSAEPSESTETVTIHTDGACVPNPGPGGWGALLRIGSHELELCGGEAGQTTNNRMELTAPIKALEALTRPVRVELYTDSTYVRSGITSWVNGWKRNGWKTSAKQPVKNVDLWQELDAACQRHEVHWHWVKGHAGDEGNERADRLAARGLTEAVEAAEAS, encoded by the coding sequence GTGAGCGAGCAGTCCCCCGACAGTGCAGAGCCCTCCGAGAGCACCGAGACCGTCACCATCCACACCGACGGCGCGTGCGTGCCCAACCCCGGCCCCGGCGGCTGGGGCGCGCTGCTGCGCATCGGAAGTCACGAGCTCGAGCTGTGCGGGGGAGAGGCCGGCCAGACCACCAACAACCGGATGGAGCTGACCGCGCCGATCAAGGCGCTCGAGGCGCTGACCCGGCCGGTGCGGGTGGAGCTCTACACCGACTCCACCTACGTCCGCTCCGGCATCACCTCGTGGGTCAACGGCTGGAAGCGCAACGGGTGGAAGACCTCGGCGAAGCAGCCGGTCAAGAACGTCGACCTGTGGCAGGAGCTCGACGCCGCCTGCCAGCGTCACGAGGTGCACTGGCACTGGGTCAAGGGCCACGCCGGCGACGAGGGCAACGAGCGCGCGGACCGGCTGGCTGCCAGGGGGCTCACCGAGGCGGTCGAGGCAGCGGAGGCCTCCTGA
- a CDS encoding nitronate monooxygenase, which produces MNRVQQLLGVEIPIVQAPMTFIARARLAAAVSEAGGMGIIETLTAEGREDLVKVRELTDKPVGANLLVAGWKHDPSIVDTLVEAGVSYVATSAGDPALFTDRLKDAGITVFHVVGSLRAAQKAEAAGVDGLVVEGVEGGGFKGASGASTMVLLPLVASHTSLPLIAAGGICDATSMAAAFVLGAEGVQMGTRVLATHESGVHSAFTDAIVAAPETGTMLVSVPGNPTMRVIATDRAHAWAAEPPTEKLMDRVQQLYFDGDLDASLANTGQVAGRIDSVRPVAEVIDEMWSGCRDALDAGRTRLG; this is translated from the coding sequence GTGAACCGTGTGCAGCAGCTGCTCGGGGTCGAGATCCCCATCGTCCAGGCCCCGATGACCTTCATCGCCCGCGCGCGGCTGGCCGCCGCGGTCTCCGAGGCCGGGGGCATGGGCATCATCGAGACCCTCACCGCCGAGGGGCGCGAGGACCTGGTGAAGGTCCGCGAGCTCACCGACAAGCCCGTGGGCGCCAACCTGCTCGTCGCCGGCTGGAAGCACGACCCCTCGATCGTCGACACCCTGGTCGAGGCGGGCGTCTCCTACGTCGCCACCTCGGCTGGCGACCCGGCGCTGTTCACCGACCGCCTCAAGGACGCCGGCATCACCGTCTTCCACGTGGTCGGGTCGCTGCGCGCGGCGCAGAAGGCCGAGGCAGCGGGGGTCGACGGCCTGGTGGTGGAGGGTGTCGAGGGCGGTGGCTTCAAGGGCGCCAGCGGTGCCTCGACGATGGTCCTGCTGCCGCTCGTCGCCTCGCACACCTCGCTGCCGTTGATCGCCGCCGGCGGCATCTGCGACGCCACGTCCATGGCGGCGGCGTTCGTCCTCGGCGCCGAGGGCGTTCAGATGGGCACCCGGGTGCTGGCCACCCACGAGTCGGGCGTGCACAGCGCCTTCACCGACGCGATCGTCGCCGCCCCCGAGACCGGCACCATGCTGGTCAGCGTCCCCGGCAACCCCACCATGCGGGTCATCGCCACCGATCGCGCCCACGCCTGGGCCGCCGAGCCCCCGACCGAGAAGCTGATGGACCGCGTGCAGCAGCTCTACTTCGACGGCGACCTCGACGCCAGCCTGGCCAACACCGGCCAGGTCGCCGGCCGCATCGACTCCGTCCGCCCCGTCGCCGAGGTCATCGACGAGATGTGGAGCGGCTGCCGCGACGCCCTCGACGCGGGGCGCACGCGGCTGGGCTGA
- a CDS encoding HNH endonuclease signature motif containing protein: MEGLGQHQVDRGVAVIAGALTELVEVSLLGLDQAATAASLVEIAAAEARLGELKHRVLAHASSVRVEEATGAVTTATWLARATRTTVRSSRRAVHLATALETYARLREGYAAGTVNTEQAEVIARALDAVPVDIPATVRAAAEQRLVDLAAHHDACDLRVLGDRVLDVVAPAVADAHEAARLEAEERAAARKTMLTMTPDGQGSVHGRFTVPELHAGMLRKQLLALVVHDKPALASTPVEGERPEPVKAASAVELGAAFCELLERLDGSHVPEMSTGATVVVTMTLETLAGGLSAATLDTGDRIAAHTARRLACEAAIIPVVLGGKREVLDVGRRKRLFTRAQRIALATRDKGCTAAGCRTAAWFCHAHHDQPWTTGGTTDLTNGRLLCPTHHRTAHDPRYEARVLADHQIEFTRRC; this comes from the coding sequence ATGGAAGGGCTCGGGCAGCACCAGGTGGACCGTGGTGTCGCGGTCATCGCCGGTGCGCTCACCGAGCTCGTCGAGGTCTCCCTGCTGGGTCTCGACCAGGCGGCAACTGCGGCCTCGTTGGTGGAGATCGCTGCGGCCGAGGCACGCCTGGGTGAGCTCAAGCACCGGGTGCTCGCGCATGCCTCGTCCGTGCGGGTCGAGGAGGCCACCGGCGCCGTCACCACCGCGACCTGGCTGGCCCGCGCCACCCGCACCACCGTCCGGTCGTCCCGCCGGGCCGTGCATCTCGCCACCGCGCTGGAGACCTACGCCCGGCTGCGGGAGGGGTACGCCGCCGGGACGGTGAACACCGAGCAGGCCGAGGTCATCGCCCGTGCCCTCGACGCCGTACCGGTCGACATCCCCGCCACCGTGCGGGCTGCTGCCGAGCAGCGGCTGGTCGACCTCGCTGCGCACCACGACGCCTGCGACCTGCGCGTGCTGGGTGACCGGGTCCTCGACGTCGTCGCCCCCGCCGTCGCTGACGCGCACGAGGCAGCCCGCCTGGAGGCGGAGGAACGCGCAGCCGCGCGGAAGACGATGCTGACCATGACCCCCGATGGGCAGGGCAGCGTGCATGGCCGCTTCACCGTCCCCGAGCTGCACGCCGGGATGCTGCGCAAGCAGCTGCTGGCCCTGGTCGTCCACGACAAACCCGCCCTGGCGTCGACCCCGGTCGAAGGTGAGCGGCCGGAACCGGTCAAGGCCGCCTCCGCCGTCGAGCTCGGCGCCGCCTTCTGCGAGCTGCTGGAGAGACTGGACGGCTCTCACGTCCCGGAGATGTCGACCGGCGCGACGGTGGTGGTCACCATGACCCTCGAGACGCTCGCCGGTGGCCTGTCGGCCGCCACCCTGGACACCGGTGACCGGATCGCCGCCCACACCGCCCGCCGCCTGGCCTGCGAGGCCGCGATCATCCCTGTCGTCCTGGGTGGCAAGCGCGAGGTCCTCGACGTCGGCCGCAGGAAGCGGCTCTTCACCCGCGCCCAACGCATCGCGCTCGCCACCCGCGACAAGGGCTGCACCGCGGCCGGCTGCCGCACCGCCGCATGGTTCTGCCACGCCCACCACGACCAACCCTGGACCACCGGCGGCACCACCGACCTGACCAACGGCCGCCTGCTGTGCCCCACCCACCACCGCACCGCCCACGACCCCCGCTACGAGGCACGGGTCCTGGCCGACCACCAGATCGAGTTCACCCGCAGATGCTGA
- a CDS encoding alpha/beta hydrolase domain-containing protein gives MPRRLPVALLSLVLLPLAALLPTSPSGAAGTKPPADRVPLPVLSEPPAGLQGHPLWDSWHELEPFGYTEQEWFVSGTATAADGSTAPYTTRVIVTRPQKRKDFNGSVMLDWVNVTAQFENAVDSLEGREELLRSGWAFVHVSAQAAGVCCIPLTPKVWDPVRYAALDHPGDAYADDMYLQIARALRTRRVGDVRPMGPLKVRRVVAAGQSQSAGRLAGIVRAHPDGAGVIDGFLVHGGLAGLDYEPRLEVPVMQLNSDWAESTGEADDDPLYRLWDVAGSAHAGLFIGYQQVFGSGPRVAGLPAMDEQGYRDTIEAAGDYGQMQVNPLYAVCTAAGASFPMRYAVNTALRELDEWIRTGQAPRPAPRFEFEADGETPARDADGNVLGGLRLPPIEVPVATYRSTDCQLGGITVPFDPITLQQRYPTFADYERQLRKATDRAVRRGWLLPVDARDQMRRACAVEDRYPGSSDECRSYRPPRFGG, from the coding sequence GTGCCCCGGAGACTCCCCGTCGCCCTGCTGTCCCTCGTGCTGCTCCCGCTGGCGGCGCTGCTGCCGACCAGCCCGAGCGGAGCGGCGGGCACGAAGCCGCCCGCCGACCGGGTGCCCCTGCCGGTGCTGAGCGAGCCGCCCGCGGGGCTGCAGGGGCACCCGTTGTGGGACTCCTGGCACGAGCTGGAGCCGTTCGGCTACACCGAGCAGGAGTGGTTCGTCTCCGGCACGGCCACGGCCGCCGACGGCAGCACCGCGCCGTACACGACCCGCGTCATCGTCACCCGCCCGCAGAAGCGCAAGGACTTCAACGGCTCGGTGATGCTGGACTGGGTCAACGTCACCGCCCAGTTCGAGAACGCCGTCGACAGCCTCGAGGGGCGCGAGGAGCTGCTGCGCAGCGGCTGGGCCTTCGTGCACGTCAGCGCCCAGGCAGCCGGCGTCTGCTGCATCCCCCTGACGCCCAAGGTCTGGGACCCGGTGCGCTACGCCGCGCTCGACCACCCCGGCGACGCGTACGCCGACGACATGTACCTCCAGATCGCCCGGGCCCTGCGCACCAGGAGGGTCGGCGACGTCCGGCCGATGGGGCCGCTCAAGGTACGCCGCGTCGTGGCCGCCGGGCAGTCGCAGTCGGCCGGCCGTCTCGCCGGCATCGTCCGGGCGCACCCCGACGGCGCCGGTGTCATCGACGGCTTCCTGGTCCACGGCGGCCTCGCCGGGCTCGACTACGAGCCCCGCCTCGAGGTACCGGTGATGCAGCTCAACAGCGACTGGGCCGAGTCCACCGGCGAGGCCGACGACGACCCGCTCTACCGGCTGTGGGACGTCGCCGGTTCCGCGCACGCCGGCCTGTTCATCGGCTACCAGCAGGTCTTCGGCTCCGGCCCCCGCGTCGCCGGCCTGCCCGCCATGGACGAGCAGGGCTACCGCGACACCATCGAGGCCGCCGGCGACTACGGCCAGATGCAGGTCAACCCGCTGTACGCCGTGTGCACCGCCGCGGGCGCCTCCTTCCCCATGCGGTACGCCGTCAACACCGCGCTCCGCGAGCTCGACGAGTGGATCCGCACGGGCCAGGCACCGCGCCCCGCGCCCCGCTTCGAGTTCGAGGCCGACGGCGAGACGCCCGCGCGCGACGCGGACGGCAACGTGCTGGGCGGGCTGCGGCTCCCGCCGATCGAGGTGCCCGTAGCGACGTACCGCTCCACCGACTGCCAGCTCGGCGGCATCACCGTGCCCTTCGACCCGATCACGCTGCAGCAGCGCTACCCGACGTTCGCCGACTACGAGCGCCAGCTGCGCAAGGCCACGGACCGCGCGGTCCGCAGGGGCTGGCTGCTGCCGGTCGACGCGCGCGACCAGATGCGCCGCGCCTGCGCGGTCGAGGACCGCTACCCCGGCTCGAGTGACGAGTGCCGCTCCTACCGCCCCCCGCGCTTCGGGGGCTGA
- the glpD gene encoding glycerol-3-phosphate dehydrogenase: MTPTPGALGPDARDAALAAMTGQAGEHELDVLVVGGGITGTGVALDAVTRGLSVGLLEQRDLASGTSSRSSKLIHGGLRYLEMMDFGLVREALQERGLLLTRLAPHLVSPVPFLYPLTKPVWERAYVGAGLALYDGMAKAGKYDMGVPMHRHLTRRQVARMAPDFKAESIAGAIKYYDCQVDDARMVVAVARTAAKHGAHVATRVKVTGFLREGERVVGVTARDLEHDRDLEVRARVVVNAAGVWTDEIQEMVGGRGALHVQASKGVHIVVPRDRIRSEAGFIVRTETSVLFVIPWGRHWIIGTTDTPWDLDKAHPAASRRDLDYILEHVNQILREPLDHEDVVGVYAGLRPLLSGESEPTSKISREHTVVTPVPGLVMIAGGKYTTYRVMARDAIDAAAHSLRTTGHGAVRDSITDRVPLVGAESYETRSNQRVLLARRSGLHVARIDHLLARYGGLVDDLLALVRTRRALAEPLTGAEDYLAAEVVYAVTHEGARHLDDVLTRRTRISIETFDRGVAAAPHAARLMAEILDWDDARVAEEVDHYLRRVEAERQSQRMLTDQEADEARVQVTDLV; the protein is encoded by the coding sequence ATGACTCCCACGCCCGGAGCCCTCGGTCCCGACGCGCGCGACGCCGCCCTGGCGGCGATGACCGGCCAGGCCGGCGAGCACGAGCTCGACGTCCTCGTGGTCGGGGGAGGGATCACGGGCACCGGCGTCGCCCTCGACGCGGTCACCCGCGGCCTCAGCGTCGGCCTGCTCGAGCAGCGCGACCTCGCCAGCGGCACCTCCAGCCGCAGCAGCAAGCTCATCCACGGCGGCCTGCGCTACCTGGAGATGATGGACTTCGGCCTGGTCCGCGAGGCCCTGCAGGAGCGCGGCCTGCTGCTCACGCGGCTCGCGCCGCACCTGGTCAGCCCGGTGCCGTTCCTCTACCCGCTGACCAAGCCGGTGTGGGAGCGCGCCTACGTCGGCGCCGGCCTCGCGCTGTACGACGGCATGGCCAAGGCCGGCAAGTACGACATGGGCGTGCCGATGCACCGGCACCTCACCCGCCGCCAGGTCGCCCGGATGGCGCCGGACTTCAAGGCCGAGTCGATCGCGGGCGCGATCAAGTACTACGACTGCCAGGTCGACGACGCCCGGATGGTCGTGGCCGTCGCCCGCACCGCCGCCAAGCACGGCGCGCACGTCGCGACCCGGGTGAAGGTGACCGGGTTCCTGCGTGAGGGGGAGCGGGTCGTCGGCGTGACCGCCCGCGACCTGGAGCACGACCGGGACCTCGAGGTCCGCGCCCGCGTGGTCGTCAACGCCGCCGGCGTGTGGACCGACGAGATCCAGGAGATGGTCGGCGGCCGCGGCGCCCTGCACGTGCAGGCCTCCAAGGGCGTGCACATCGTCGTCCCGCGCGACCGCATCCGCTCCGAGGCCGGCTTCATCGTCCGCACCGAGACCTCGGTGCTCTTCGTCATCCCGTGGGGCCGGCACTGGATCATCGGCACCACCGACACCCCCTGGGACCTCGACAAGGCCCATCCGGCGGCCAGCCGCCGCGACCTCGACTACATCCTCGAGCACGTCAACCAGATCCTGCGCGAGCCGCTGGACCACGAGGACGTCGTCGGCGTGTACGCCGGCCTGCGACCGCTGCTCTCCGGCGAGTCCGAGCCCACCTCGAAGATCTCCCGCGAGCACACCGTCGTCACCCCGGTGCCGGGGCTGGTGATGATCGCGGGCGGGAAGTACACGACGTACCGCGTGATGGCGCGCGACGCCATCGACGCCGCCGCCCACAGCCTGCGCACCACCGGGCACGGCGCCGTGCGCGACTCCATCACCGACCGGGTGCCGCTGGTCGGGGCGGAGTCCTACGAGACCCGCTCCAACCAGCGGGTGCTGCTGGCGCGCCGGTCCGGCCTGCACGTCGCCCGGATCGACCACCTGCTGGCCCGCTACGGCGGCCTGGTCGACGACCTGCTGGCCCTCGTCCGCACCCGGCGTGCGTTGGCGGAGCCGCTGACCGGGGCCGAGGACTACCTCGCGGCCGAGGTCGTCTACGCCGTGACCCACGAGGGCGCGCGGCACCTCGACGACGTGCTCACCCGGCGCACCCGCATCTCCATCGAGACCTTCGACCGCGGCGTCGCCGCGGCCCCGCACGCGGCGAGGCTGATGGCGGAGATCCTCGACTGGGACGACGCCCGGGTCGCCGAGGAGGTCGACCACTACCTGCGTCGGGTCGAGGCGGAGCGGCAGTCCCAGCGGATGCTCACCGACCAGGAGGCCGACGAGGCGCGGGTGCAGGTCACCGACCTGGTCTGA